The genomic stretch TCGCTTAGCCGAAATTTTGCCTCAATATGCACTACGGTTCTTTGTACTAAAAATTTCATCTTTATGATATAATGGGAACTGAGATTTTATCTTTAGGAAAAAAAGAATAAAGGAAGTTCCTACAGTGAAAAAAATGAAACAAATTATCTCTCACGTGGTTAATACACGTTTGGGATTTATTTTGACACTTTTGGCCTTATATTGGCTTAAAACTATGTGGGCTTATCACGTTGACTTTAGTCTTGGACTAGAGAATCCGTATCAACTTTTATTATCAATTATCAATCCTATTCCTCTCGGATTGCTTCTACTCGGGTTAAGCCTCTATATTAAGAGAACACGTGTTTTTTATATCGTTAGTTGGATTATTTACACAATATTAAATATTCTACTTATTTCTAACGCGATTTATTTCCGTGAATTTTCGGACTTCATTACTGTAAGTGCTATGCTAGCAAGTAGTAAAGTTTCTGCTGGTCTTGGTGACTCAGCCCTTAACTTACTGCGTGTTTGGGATATTATTTACATTATTGATTATATCGTTCTACTTGCACTATTTGCTACTAAGAAAATAAAAGTTGATAATCGTCCATTTAACAAACGCGCAAGCTTTGCTATTACGGCCTTATCAACTCTATTCTTTTCAATTAACCTTTTCATGGCCGAAATTGATCGACCTGAATTGTTAACTCGTGGTTTTTCAAATGTTTATGTGGTTAGAGCGCTTGGCTTGCCGTCATTTACAGCCTATAGTGCTAATCAAACCTATCAAACAGAAAAAGTTCGTAGCGAAGCCACCGCTTCTGACCTAAAAGAAGCAAAAAAATATGTTTCAGAGCATTATGCAGCACCAAATTCAAAATATTTTGGTATTGCTAAAGGACGAAACGTCATTGTTATCCACTTAGAAAGTTTCCAACAATTTTTGATTGATTACCATTTGCAAGTTGACGGAAAATCATATGAAGTCACTCCGTTCTTGAACTCGCTATATCACTCAAATTCAACTCTAGCTTTCTCAAACTTCTTCCACCAAGTTAAAGCTGGTAAAACATCTGATGCTGAAACCTTGATGGAAACGTCATTATTTGGTCTTAGCAGTGGTTCATACCTTGTTAATTACGGTGGAACAAATACTGCTTACGCTGCCCCATCAATTCTCGGACAAACTGGTGATTACACAAGCGCCGTTTTCCACGGTAATGTCGGTACCTTCTGGAACCGTAACAATGCCTATAAACAATGGGGTTACAATTACTTCTTTGATTCATCATATTTCACAAAACAAAACAGTGAAAACTCATTCCAATATGGATTGAATGATAAATACATGTTTGCTGACTCAATTAAATACCTTGAGCACATGCAACAACCTTTCTATACTAAGTTTATTACTGTAAGTAACCACTACCCATACACAAGTTTAGCTGGTAATTCTGATGAAGAAGGTTTCCCATTAGCTAAAACCGATGATGAAACAATCAACGGTTACTTCGCAACTGCTAACTACTTAGATTCTGCCGTCAAAGCTTTCTTTGATTATTTGAAAGAATGTGGTTTATATGATAATTCGATTATCGTCCTCTACGGTGACCACTACGGTATCTCAAACTCAAGAAACACTGATTTGGCGCCACTTCTTGGAAAAGATTCTGAAACATGGACTGGTTATGATAACGCCATGTTACAACGTGTTCCTTACATG from Streptococcus ruminicola encodes the following:
- a CDS encoding LTA synthase family protein, which codes for MKQIISHVVNTRLGFILTLLALYWLKTMWAYHVDFSLGLENPYQLLLSIINPIPLGLLLLGLSLYIKRTRVFYIVSWIIYTILNILLISNAIYFREFSDFITVSAMLASSKVSAGLGDSALNLLRVWDIIYIIDYIVLLALFATKKIKVDNRPFNKRASFAITALSTLFFSINLFMAEIDRPELLTRGFSNVYVVRALGLPSFTAYSANQTYQTEKVRSEATASDLKEAKKYVSEHYAAPNSKYFGIAKGRNVIVIHLESFQQFLIDYHLQVDGKSYEVTPFLNSLYHSNSTLAFSNFFHQVKAGKTSDAETLMETSLFGLSSGSYLVNYGGTNTAYAAPSILGQTGDYTSAVFHGNVGTFWNRNNAYKQWGYNYFFDSSYFTKQNSENSFQYGLNDKYMFADSIKYLEHMQQPFYTKFITVSNHYPYTSLAGNSDEEGFPLAKTDDETINGYFATANYLDSAVKAFFDYLKECGLYDNSIIVLYGDHYGISNSRNTDLAPLLGKDSETWTGYDNAMLQRVPYMIHIPGFTEGHISNTFGGEVDNLPTLLHLLGIDTSNYVQLGQDLLSSDNKQIVAFRTSGDYVTPTYTSYSGRLYYTDSGQEITNPDENTQAATKAIRDAVAKQLSVSDEVQTGDLLRFDKNGLKEVDSSSISYTHSLKTLKSIEKKRGDESTSLYSENGDESTVDLFKAPSYMQLHESSNSSSSE